In Pelosinus sp. UFO1, one genomic interval encodes:
- a CDS encoding GTP-binding protein encodes MQLITVAGPPSAGKTSVIIKIIEALQDEKLKVGVVKFDCLSTQDQILYQKKGIEAKIGLSGNICPDHFFVSNIQDCLAWAQKNKFDLLITESAGLCNRCSPHIRNVMAVCVIDNLSGVNTPRKVGPMLRLADIVIITKGDIVSQAEREVFAFRVKQANPSAMIVHVNGITGQGAREVGQMFKTSESVESLTDYHLKFSMPAATCSYCLGQTRIGQNFQMGNVRKMDLS; translated from the coding sequence ATGCAGTTAATAACCGTTGCAGGACCACCGTCAGCAGGGAAAACCTCAGTAATAATAAAAATTATTGAAGCTCTTCAAGATGAAAAGCTGAAAGTGGGGGTGGTGAAATTTGATTGCCTATCTACCCAAGATCAGATTCTATATCAAAAAAAGGGCATTGAAGCAAAGATTGGTCTATCGGGAAATATTTGTCCAGATCATTTTTTTGTGAGTAATATCCAGGATTGCCTAGCATGGGCGCAAAAAAATAAATTTGATTTGTTAATTACTGAAAGTGCTGGTTTATGTAATCGGTGTTCTCCTCATATTCGTAATGTCATGGCAGTATGTGTGATTGATAATTTGAGCGGAGTGAATACTCCGAGGAAAGTTGGACCTATGCTTAGACTGGCTGATATTGTTATTATCACAAAAGGGGATATTGTTTCCCAGGCCGAGCGGGAAGTATTTGCCTTTCGAGTAAAACAGGCAAATCCAAGTGCTATGATTGTTCATGTAAATGGTATTACAGGTCAAGGAGCTCGAGAAGTTGGGCAGATGTTTAAAACATCTGAAAGTGTGGAAAGTCTTACGGATTATCATTTAAAATTTTCTATGCCAGCAGCTACCTGTTCCTATTGTTTGGGGCAAACCCGCATCGGTCAAAACTTTCAGATGGGCAATGTGCGTAAAATGGATCTGAGTTAA
- a CDS encoding methyl-accepting chemotaxis protein yields the protein MRLTIGKQILLVCMTIVLAFTGLSVFTYYKIDNVQDGYDGVLKRSVPLVVEIKDLNIELNNQASQVRGFILTADPKYVQGYETSRKKMEDTLSSLEKKLITPEGKERVAGLRASLAEYHKVSDQGILARKTIGQEEALKSVAAAGGKIETAEKNMNDTVKFLAERMDLRVKENGESVDHMQAIVGILDVIIFILACAAALILARRISRPLSQVAASAQNIANGDLSVVKITYAGKDEIGDMVQSFTAMTDNLRKVISQVAKSAEQVAAASEELTASSEQSAQAAGQVAETVTNVATGASGQLFAVEETISVVQDMATAIDNIASNAKNVSTKSGETATAANAGGEAVGQAVSQMQLIKESVAQAAQVVQQLGASSQQIGEIVDVISGIAGQTNLLALNAAIEAARAGEQGRGFAVVADEVRKLAEQSHEAAQKIAIIIREIQSNTSAAVTTMNQGTNEVAKGTEVITATGERFNFITGLVEQLNRQIQEIGSAAEVLSASSGQVVHSVDSVKTVAAETAGDTQTISAATEEQSASMEEIASSSQALANMAAELQVIVSQFRL from the coding sequence ATGCGACTAACGATTGGAAAACAAATTCTATTGGTGTGCATGACAATTGTGCTAGCCTTTACAGGGCTAAGTGTGTTTACCTACTACAAAATTGACAATGTACAAGACGGCTATGATGGCGTACTAAAAAGAAGCGTCCCTCTAGTAGTTGAGATTAAGGATCTTAACATTGAGCTAAACAATCAGGCATCTCAAGTTCGTGGTTTTATATTAACAGCAGATCCTAAATATGTTCAAGGTTATGAAACATCAAGAAAAAAAATGGAAGACACCCTGTCCAGCTTGGAAAAGAAATTGATTACACCAGAGGGGAAAGAGAGGGTAGCTGGCCTTAGGGCATCATTGGCTGAGTATCATAAGGTTTCAGATCAAGGAATTCTTGCTCGGAAAACGATTGGGCAGGAGGAAGCTTTGAAATCCGTAGCAGCAGCGGGCGGGAAAATAGAAACTGCTGAAAAAAACATGAATGATACAGTGAAATTTTTAGCGGAGCGTATGGATTTACGTGTAAAAGAAAATGGGGAATCTGTGGATCATATGCAGGCAATAGTTGGGATACTGGATGTTATTATTTTTATTTTAGCCTGCGCTGCTGCATTGATTTTAGCAAGACGTATATCGAGGCCTCTAAGTCAGGTAGCTGCATCGGCCCAAAACATTGCCAATGGTGATTTAAGCGTAGTGAAGATTACATATGCCGGTAAGGATGAAATTGGCGATATGGTACAATCCTTTACTGCAATGACAGATAATCTGCGTAAGGTAATAAGCCAAGTGGCAAAGTCGGCGGAACAAGTGGCAGCAGCTAGTGAGGAATTAACTGCAAGTTCAGAGCAGTCAGCACAAGCCGCAGGACAAGTTGCGGAAACAGTTACGAATGTAGCTACTGGTGCATCGGGTCAACTTTTCGCTGTTGAGGAGACAATTTCCGTTGTACAGGATATGGCGACAGCGATTGACAATATTGCTAGTAATGCAAAAAATGTGTCTACTAAATCCGGCGAAACTGCTACTGCTGCGAATGCTGGCGGTGAGGCAGTCGGACAAGCTGTATCTCAAATGCAATTAATTAAAGAATCTGTTGCCCAAGCTGCCCAAGTGGTTCAGCAACTGGGGGCAAGCTCTCAACAAATCGGAGAAATTGTAGATGTAATTAGCGGTATTGCGGGACAAACAAATTTATTAGCACTTAATGCTGCCATTGAGGCAGCAAGGGCTGGTGAGCAAGGGCGAGGGTTTGCTGTGGTGGCTGATGAAGTAAGAAAATTAGCTGAACAGTCCCATGAAGCGGCGCAGAAAATTGCTATTATTATTCGTGAAATTCAATCCAATACAAGTGCAGCCGTAACAACCATGAATCAGGGAACAAATGAGGTAGCCAAGGGAACGGAGGTTATTACTGCAACCGGTGAACGGTTCAATTTTATTACAGGCTTGGTAGAGCAGCTTAATCGTCAAATCCAAGAGATTGGCTCGGCTGCAGAAGTCTTATCCGCTTCTAGTGGTCAGGTTGTTCATTCTGTAGACAGCGTGAAAACCG
- a CDS encoding DEAD/DEAH box helicase — protein sequence MDGQNVEKYTFSKEIAKALEELGYETLTKVQEKVIPLALAQKDIVVRSQTGSGKTAAFAIPVCEKIIIEQKNPQVLVLTPTRELAVQLKQEISNIGRFKRIRCAVVFGRQPMEVQKRELRQRVHIVVGTPGRTLDHIERKNMNLAEVQYLIIDEADKMLDMGFIEQVEAILTVLPISRVTMLFSATMPDKIQEICKKYMKNPIKIEVDAENPSVKNIEQAYYEVAEDEKFDLLTSLIYIERPDSGILFCNTRDKVETLFAKMKQKGYSCGSLHGGMEQRDRLHSIQDFKRGEYQFLIATDVAARGIHIDDIALVVNYDMPLDNESYVHRIGRTGRAGNLGRAISFVTKNEYRTLHEIEEYVDYKIPEQEIPNREDVAAGKLMFNQHAEIGPTLKIDKSAALNRQITRLRINAGKKTKMRPGDILGAITTIPGIGGGDIGIIDVQDTCSYVEILGDKGDLVMDGLQETKIKGKIHKIKEVGFSSI from the coding sequence ATGGATGGTCAGAATGTTGAGAAGTATACTTTTAGTAAGGAAATAGCTAAAGCGTTAGAGGAGTTAGGGTACGAGACACTCACTAAGGTTCAGGAAAAGGTAATCCCCTTGGCTCTTGCCCAGAAGGATATTGTAGTGAGATCTCAGACTGGTAGTGGTAAAACAGCTGCTTTTGCCATCCCCGTTTGTGAAAAAATAATAATCGAGCAAAAAAATCCTCAGGTATTGGTTCTTACGCCAACTAGGGAATTAGCAGTACAATTAAAACAGGAGATTTCCAATATAGGAAGGTTTAAAAGAATTAGGTGTGCCGTTGTTTTTGGTAGACAACCAATGGAAGTACAAAAAAGAGAATTAAGACAAAGGGTTCATATTGTTGTTGGTACTCCAGGAAGAACCTTAGATCACATTGAAAGAAAAAATATGAATTTAGCAGAAGTGCAGTATCTGATTATTGATGAAGCAGACAAAATGTTGGATATGGGCTTTATCGAACAGGTGGAAGCCATCCTAACAGTATTGCCTATCAGCAGGGTCACCATGTTATTTTCCGCTACCATGCCAGATAAGATTCAAGAAATATGCAAAAAATACATGAAGAATCCGATAAAGATAGAAGTTGATGCAGAAAATCCGAGTGTAAAAAACATTGAGCAAGCTTATTATGAAGTAGCAGAAGATGAAAAATTTGATTTGCTTACGAGCTTAATCTATATTGAAAGACCAGATAGTGGTATTCTCTTTTGCAATACAAGGGATAAGGTAGAGACTCTTTTCGCAAAGATGAAACAGAAAGGTTACTCTTGTGGAAGCTTGCATGGAGGAATGGAACAAAGAGATCGCTTGCACTCCATTCAAGATTTTAAAAGAGGAGAGTACCAATTTCTGATTGCGACGGATGTGGCAGCAAGAGGGATTCATATAGACGATATAGCTCTTGTGGTTAACTATGATATGCCACTGGATAATGAAAGTTATGTTCATAGAATTGGCAGAACAGGGCGGGCTGGGAACTTAGGTAGGGCTATTTCTTTTGTAACTAAGAATGAATATAGGACTTTGCATGAGATAGAGGAATATGTTGATTATAAGATACCAGAACAAGAAATTCCGAATAGGGAAGACGTGGCAGCAGGAAAATTGATGTTTAATCAACATGCTGAAATTGGGCCTACGTTAAAAATTGATAAAAGCGCAGCATTAAATCGACAAATTACTAGACTTAGGATAAATGCAGGAAAAAAGACGAAAATGCGTCCAGGAGATATACTTGGGGCGATTACTACGATTCCGGGAATTGGCGGAGGCGATATTGGCATTATTGATGTCCAAGATACCTGTTCCTATGTTGAGATCCTTGGAGATAAAGGAGATCTCGTCATGGACGGGCTCCAAGAAACCAAGATAAAAGGCAAGATACATAAAATAAAAGAAGTAGGTTTTTCTAGTATATAA
- a CDS encoding helix-turn-helix transcriptional regulator has product MSNTIAYTPEEVAKILKISRFTVYEFIKRGDLTAYHIGRKLRIEASDLEKYMKNAKGINVIESPVVTQTANVSSTAQDGLIIYGQDAVLDVLTRHLEKKMPQVRSLRCFNGSMDGLIALYRGTANLITTHLWDGDTGEYNTPYVRHLLPGQRALIINLVYRQEGFYVAPGNPKNIKDWPDLLRSDIRFINRERGSGARVLLDEKFQQLNLDPRAIPNYSQEETSHLAIASSVARGEADVGLGIEKAAMQVQNVEFIPLQKERYDLVMLRHDLDKPHFQALISILRSPAFRNEIAGMGGYDVSRMGDIIAEL; this is encoded by the coding sequence ATGTCAAACACTATAGCTTACACCCCAGAAGAAGTGGCTAAAATTCTTAAAATTTCACGTTTCACCGTCTATGAATTCATCAAGCGCGGCGATTTGACAGCTTACCATATCGGACGCAAACTACGTATAGAAGCATCCGATCTAGAGAAGTATATGAAAAATGCAAAAGGTATAAATGTAATAGAATCACCAGTCGTCACTCAAACTGCTAACGTCTCTTCTACTGCTCAAGATGGTTTAATTATTTATGGACAAGATGCTGTTTTAGATGTGTTAACTCGTCACCTCGAAAAAAAGATGCCTCAAGTTCGCTCTTTACGCTGCTTTAATGGTAGTATGGATGGCTTGATTGCTTTATACCGTGGTACGGCCAATTTGATTACGACTCACCTTTGGGATGGAGATACGGGAGAGTACAACACTCCTTATGTACGTCACCTGCTACCAGGCCAAAGGGCACTCATTATTAATTTAGTCTATCGCCAAGAAGGATTTTATGTAGCTCCCGGCAACCCCAAAAATATAAAGGACTGGCCAGATTTGCTACGATCCGACATTCGATTCATTAACAGAGAACGTGGCTCGGGTGCCAGAGTACTGCTTGATGAAAAGTTTCAACAGCTTAATCTTGATCCAAGAGCCATTCCAAACTATAGCCAGGAAGAAACCAGCCATCTGGCTATCGCCAGTTCGGTCGCTCGTGGTGAGGCTGACGTAGGATTAGGTATTGAAAAGGCAGCGATGCAAGTACAAAATGTGGAATTTATTCCTCTACAAAAAGAACGTTATGATTTAGTCATGTTGCGACATGATTTAGACAAACCTCACTTCCAAGCATTGATATCCATATTGCGTTCTCCTGCATTTCGCAATGAAATCGCAGGCATGGGAGGCTATGATGTATCACGAATGGGTGATATCATAGCAGAACTCTAA
- a CDS encoding molybdopterin-binding protein: MKISGRNKLQGVVKEVVKGTVMAKVVVDYKGDEIVATITVDSIDDLGLKVGDEVTALIKSTEVMIIK; encoded by the coding sequence ATGAAAATCAGCGGTAGAAACAAATTACAAGGCGTTGTCAAAGAGGTAGTAAAAGGCACTGTAATGGCCAAAGTTGTAGTTGACTATAAAGGAGATGAAATTGTCGCTACTATCACTGTGGATTCAATTGATGATTTGGGACTGAAAGTAGGAGATGAAGTCACTGCACTAATCAAGTCCACAGAAGTTATGATCATAAAATAA
- a CDS encoding ATP-binding cassette domain-containing protein, with the protein MWDSLGLMTLKQLFSTYPYAMDFFSSLPNLQQSGECSVAQYFDVIEEDTLQDLGIGRQELLDQFLLFMIQMEKLKEDKIKIQSITILGGNDKNGKPEEIELTIQAGEIVCIVGPTGSGKSRLLADIEWVAQKDTPTNRKILINGQLPDMKCRYSVEHKLVAQLSQNMNFIMDLTVDEFVSMHAESRMLENIEEIKSHIIAKANELAGEQFTPDTPVTSLSGGQSRALMIADTAYLSSSPIVLIDEIENAGIDRQNALRLLIDKQKIVLMATHDPILALMGDKRIVIKNGGISRVIETSEQERKNLVTLTKIDQKMLAIREVLRSGGQIDNILLDIQIT; encoded by the coding sequence ATGTGGGATAGTCTAGGCCTAATGACATTGAAGCAATTATTTAGTACGTATCCCTATGCGATGGACTTTTTTTCCTCACTACCGAATCTTCAGCAAAGTGGGGAATGCTCTGTTGCCCAGTATTTTGATGTTATAGAGGAAGATACGCTACAAGATTTAGGGATAGGACGCCAAGAACTACTAGATCAATTTCTTTTGTTTATGATACAAATGGAGAAATTAAAAGAAGATAAAATCAAAATCCAGTCGATTACTATCTTAGGCGGCAATGACAAGAATGGAAAACCAGAAGAGATAGAACTGACGATACAAGCAGGGGAAATTGTCTGTATTGTGGGACCTACTGGTTCCGGAAAGAGCAGATTACTTGCCGATATTGAATGGGTGGCACAAAAAGATACACCCACGAATCGTAAAATACTGATAAATGGACAGCTGCCTGACATGAAATGCCGTTATTCTGTTGAACATAAGTTAGTAGCCCAGCTTTCCCAAAATATGAATTTTATTATGGATCTGACAGTAGACGAATTTGTCAGTATGCATGCGGAAAGTAGGATGCTGGAGAATATAGAAGAAATAAAAAGTCATATTATCGCCAAAGCCAATGAATTGGCGGGGGAGCAATTTACACCAGACACACCTGTTACATCGCTGAGTGGAGGGCAGTCTCGAGCGTTAATGATCGCTGATACGGCCTATCTCAGTTCATCACCGATTGTCTTGATAGATGAAATTGAGAACGCAGGCATTGATCGTCAGAATGCCCTACGCTTATTGATTGATAAACAAAAGATTGTACTCATGGCTACCCATGATCCCATATTGGCATTAATGGGGGATAAACGAATTGTGATTAAAAATGGCGGTATCAGTAGGGTCATTGAAACCTCTGAGCAGGAACGAAAAAATCTAGTGACATTGACTAAAATAGATCAAAAAATGCTGGCGATTCGGGAAGTGTTACGCAGTGGTGGACAAATTGACAACATTTTATTGGACATACAGATAACATAG
- a CDS encoding CCA tRNA nucleotidyltransferase: MSDNGLTEKRFAEIIAENGGRVFRVGGCVRDSFMGVIPKDIDFCVVGMVKKNFKELFPEAKECGKSFPVFHMGIDGVKREVAFARTERKDGSGYKGFKVSAKPKITIEEDLFRRDTTVNSIAQDSLTGEIIDPFHGIQDIKDRVLRATSQHFSDDPMRALRLAGQSARFGFSIDKDTLQLATKTAEELAQEPVERVLSEFTKVLTEAEGPGKFFKVLAEAFLLQVTFKEIAELSITEFEKAMNMLDLVAGVTHNPKLRFASLGLVLDKESLVLWNNKMTLPGDWLDAAITVSEIIGILDNPTPGQIVDTIIKLRRGSLTIEEYDLIANAAGLKNLELGPLRAAMVLSKGEVVPKTLQGKEIGEWLRKKYVEAISRQLDIK, translated from the coding sequence ATGAGTGATAACGGATTAACAGAGAAACGTTTTGCTGAAATTATTGCAGAGAATGGTGGACGTGTTTTTAGGGTTGGTGGTTGTGTTCGGGATAGTTTTATGGGAGTGATCCCTAAGGATATTGATTTTTGCGTAGTGGGAATGGTTAAGAAAAATTTTAAGGAATTATTCCCTGAAGCTAAGGAATGTGGAAAGTCTTTTCCCGTATTTCACATGGGAATTGATGGCGTAAAGCGGGAAGTTGCTTTTGCGAGAACAGAACGAAAAGATGGTAGCGGATACAAAGGTTTTAAAGTATCAGCTAAGCCTAAAATAACCATTGAAGAAGATCTTTTCCGGCGTGACACTACAGTCAATTCCATCGCTCAGGATAGTTTGACGGGAGAGATTATTGATCCTTTCCACGGAATACAGGATATTAAAGATAGGGTCTTACGAGCGACAAGTCAACACTTTTCCGATGATCCTATGCGAGCTCTGAGACTAGCTGGACAATCTGCCCGTTTTGGTTTTAGTATCGATAAAGATACCTTACAGCTTGCCACTAAGACAGCTGAAGAACTTGCACAAGAACCTGTAGAGCGGGTACTTAGTGAATTTACAAAGGTTTTAACGGAAGCCGAGGGACCGGGGAAATTTTTCAAGGTTCTAGCAGAGGCTTTTTTACTACAGGTTACATTTAAAGAAATAGCAGAGTTATCTATTACAGAGTTTGAAAAAGCAATGAACATGCTAGATTTAGTAGCAGGCGTAACACATAATCCGAAACTAAGATTTGCATCATTAGGCTTAGTGCTGGACAAAGAGAGCTTAGTTTTATGGAATAATAAGATGACATTACCTGGTGATTGGCTGGATGCGGCGATTACTGTCAGCGAAATTATAGGCATTTTAGATAATCCCACTCCAGGTCAGATTGTAGATACCATTATTAAATTAAGGCGTGGTTCTCTTACAATAGAGGAATACGACCTCATTGCTAACGCTGCAGGATTAAAAAATCTAGAATTAGGACCACTGAGAGCTGCAATGGTCTTGTCTAAAGGAGAAGTGGTTCCTAAAACCTTACAGGGTAAAGAAATTGGAGAATGGTTAAGAAAGAAGTATGTAGAAGCCATTTCAAGACAACTAGATATTAAATAG
- a CDS encoding extracellular solute-binding protein, which produces MKSKYSVLVCLFLLLSFFSVGQAAENSQRTEVIVFHAGSLNGPFQKIANAYEAIHPEIKVVLEGSGSREAARKVTELNRPCDIVASADYETIDTLMKPEFAKFNVFFARNKAVLVYTDKSKYADEINEDNWYEVLARPDVEYGHTDPNLDPGGYRAVLSLQLAEKYYQLPGLYQRLENNFHPTNIVNDGKVIQEKLRAGQLDYFFMYESSAKQGGYRYVKLPEQLDFSSLEYADYYQQAVLKLTGKAEGSFVEVKGQPIIYGLTLVNNAPHSKEALEFLEFLLTDGQEFMNRAGFIPMNPPKIRDDEMIFLPVELQHVVKGL; this is translated from the coding sequence ATGAAAAGTAAGTATAGTGTTTTAGTATGTTTATTTTTGCTTTTATCATTTTTTTCAGTTGGACAAGCTGCCGAAAACTCTCAGAGAACAGAGGTTATTGTATTCCATGCAGGCAGTTTAAATGGTCCTTTTCAAAAGATTGCTAATGCTTATGAAGCCATTCATCCAGAAATCAAGGTAGTATTAGAAGGTAGCGGTAGCCGAGAGGCTGCCCGCAAAGTAACAGAGTTGAACAGACCTTGTGATATTGTCGCTTCAGCGGATTATGAAACCATTGATACATTAATGAAACCGGAATTTGCCAAGTTTAATGTATTTTTTGCTAGAAATAAGGCCGTTTTAGTTTATACGGATAAAAGCAAGTATGCAGATGAAATCAATGAAGACAATTGGTATGAGGTTTTAGCTAGACCGGATGTAGAATATGGTCATACAGATCCCAATTTAGATCCTGGTGGTTATCGAGCCGTCTTATCGCTGCAACTGGCGGAAAAATATTATCAATTACCTGGTTTATACCAACGGCTCGAAAATAACTTTCATCCTACTAATATTGTGAATGATGGAAAAGTAATTCAGGAAAAACTTCGTGCAGGTCAATTAGATTATTTCTTTATGTATGAATCCTCAGCGAAACAAGGCGGGTATCGCTACGTGAAGTTACCAGAGCAACTAGACTTCTCATCCTTAGAGTATGCGGACTACTATCAACAGGCTGTTTTAAAACTTACAGGTAAGGCAGAGGGATCTTTTGTAGAGGTAAAAGGACAACCGATTATTTATGGCTTAACCTTAGTAAATAATGCACCCCATTCAAAAGAAGCATTAGAATTTTTAGAGTTCCTTTTGACGGATGGGCAAGAGTTTATGAATAGAGCTGGATTTATTCCCATGAATCCACCAAAAATCCGGGACGATGAAATGATTTTTCTGCCAGTAGAGCTTCAACATGTAGTAAAAGGTTTGTAG
- a CDS encoding ATP-binding cassette domain-containing protein: MLTVDITKKLSDFTLDISFTAPNKTLVLFGPSGCGKTTILRCIAGLMKPDEGSIVSNKTVFYSSKAATHLPPRSRNVSYMFQDFALFPHMNVKHNIWYGVKTHSQQANDLYEKLITLLKIEHLPHRTIIQLSGGEKQRVAMARALMAEPQILLLDEPLSALDAQSRYELQDELKKLQEIWNIPFILVTHSPEEAQALGSEVIFLHQGRQVSEPPPSWNMNANGKTTRSSFQYFY; encoded by the coding sequence ATGCTAACAGTAGATATAACGAAAAAATTATCTGACTTCACTTTAGACATCTCATTTACTGCTCCGAATAAAACCCTTGTTTTATTCGGTCCTTCCGGCTGTGGTAAAACAACCATCTTACGTTGTATAGCAGGCTTAATGAAACCAGATGAAGGTAGCATTGTATCTAATAAAACTGTTTTTTATTCTTCGAAAGCAGCGACTCATTTACCACCTAGAAGTAGGAATGTCAGCTATATGTTTCAGGACTTTGCACTATTTCCTCATATGAATGTAAAACATAATATTTGGTATGGAGTGAAAACACATAGCCAGCAAGCAAATGATTTGTATGAAAAACTCATTACCCTATTAAAAATTGAGCATTTACCCCATCGAACGATAATCCAATTATCTGGCGGAGAAAAACAACGAGTGGCTATGGCTCGTGCATTAATGGCTGAACCACAGATTCTTTTGTTAGATGAACCTTTATCGGCACTCGATGCCCAAAGTCGCTATGAATTACAAGATGAGTTAAAAAAGTTGCAAGAAATCTGGAATATTCCATTTATACTTGTTACCCATTCACCAGAAGAAGCCCAAGCCCTCGGCAGCGAGGTAATCTTTCTCCATCAAGGCCGGCAGGTATCTGAACCACCACCCTCTTGGAACATGAATGCCAACGGTAAAACGACAAGAAGCTCTTTTCAATACTTTTATTAG
- the modA gene encoding molybdate ABC transporter substrate-binding protein, producing MKNRLLVFLMAALLIVAAITTGCSGEKPAAPATPPEKVELNVSAAVSLKDALAEIQKNYEAKNSNIKLVYNLGASGALQKQIEQGAPADIFISAAPKQMNDLEEKNLVNKATRKNLVENKLVIIVPTASTLNITKYEDLAKDEVQKLSIGETASVPAGQYAQEVLKKLGIWDKIQNKAVLAKDVRTVLTYVETGNVEAGIVYKTDAASSDKVKIAATAPEGSHQPILYPIAILSGTKQQKAAEDFLAYLSTPECKTIFEKYGFTMSK from the coding sequence ATGAAAAATCGTTTACTAGTATTTTTAATGGCAGCCTTACTAATAGTAGCTGCCATAACTACAGGGTGCAGTGGCGAAAAACCAGCAGCTCCAGCCACACCGCCAGAGAAAGTTGAGTTAAACGTATCTGCAGCTGTCAGTTTAAAAGATGCCCTTGCTGAAATCCAAAAAAATTATGAGGCGAAAAATTCCAATATAAAACTAGTTTATAACCTTGGAGCATCAGGCGCTCTCCAAAAGCAAATTGAGCAAGGCGCTCCCGCTGATATTTTCATCTCTGCAGCTCCAAAACAAATGAATGATTTAGAAGAAAAAAATCTAGTGAATAAAGCTACTCGTAAGAATTTGGTAGAAAATAAACTGGTTATTATTGTACCTACAGCTTCGACCCTCAACATCACAAAATATGAAGATTTAGCAAAAGATGAAGTTCAAAAACTAAGTATCGGGGAAACAGCATCCGTACCAGCAGGACAATACGCACAAGAAGTTCTAAAGAAATTAGGAATTTGGGACAAAATACAAAATAAAGCCGTTCTCGCAAAAGATGTCCGTACTGTTTTGACTTATGTGGAAACAGGCAACGTAGAAGCTGGTATCGTTTATAAAACGGATGCCGCATCCAGTGACAAAGTAAAAATTGCTGCTACTGCTCCAGAAGGTTCTCACCAACCAATCCTATATCCCATTGCTATTTTGTCAGGAACCAAACAACAAAAAGCCGCTGAAGATTTCCTTGCCTATCTAAGCACTCCTGAATGTAAAACTATATTTGAAAAATACGGATTTACCATGAGTAAATAA
- the modB gene encoding molybdate ABC transporter permease subunit, whose translation MVEWQPVILSIKVASISVLFVFFLGVLSAYVMRSIDIPGKAALESFFTLPLVLPPVVIGFLLLVLVGKQGPVGILLTKYFNMQIIFTQSAAVLAGTVVSFPLMYQSTKAAFEGIDKTLEDAARTLGASEWRVFWTVTIPLSWPGLVSGLVLSFARTLGEFGATIMIAGNIPGKTQTIPLAIYFATESNDLVTAGMYVIIISVLTFSIIFGLNHWKGKTH comes from the coding sequence ATGGTTGAATGGCAACCCGTTATTCTCTCAATCAAGGTTGCTTCTATTTCAGTACTATTTGTATTTTTTCTTGGAGTATTATCGGCTTATGTGATGAGAAGTATAGATATTCCAGGTAAAGCAGCTCTAGAATCATTTTTTACTCTGCCCTTAGTTTTACCTCCTGTAGTCATTGGTTTTTTACTATTAGTCTTAGTTGGTAAACAAGGACCAGTGGGTATCCTACTAACAAAATATTTCAATATGCAGATTATTTTTACTCAATCTGCCGCCGTTCTCGCTGGTACTGTTGTCTCCTTTCCACTGATGTATCAAAGTACTAAAGCAGCTTTTGAGGGTATTGATAAAACCCTGGAAGATGCCGCTCGTACTCTAGGTGCTAGCGAGTGGCGGGTATTTTGGACAGTAACGATCCCATTATCTTGGCCAGGTCTTGTATCCGGTTTGGTATTATCCTTTGCAAGAACCTTAGGAGAATTTGGTGCTACGATTATGATTGCCGGTAATATTCCTGGTAAAACCCAAACTATCCCCTTGGCGATTTACTTCGCAACAGAATCAAATGATCTGGTAACTGCAGGGATGTATGTAATCATCATTAGTGTACTCACCTTTTCTATTATTTTCGGTCTGAATCATTGGAAAGGAAAAACACATTAG